A genome region from Longimicrobium sp. includes the following:
- a CDS encoding IS1380 family transposase: protein MHDMGEEQGTLFCPEYNQSVRVEARPEKLTSDAGALLMREVMERLGYSGLIERHLTDPRVPGRVIHPQTELVRTALLLLAQGWSGQSDVTLLQADPAFRTAVSSRRGQRPLREAAGREPDGLCSQPTLSRLHQDLGARQNRAGLRRMLLDGSERRMESQGQTRLPEITLDLDSLPYEVHGHQPGSARNGHYRVRCYHPLVMRSEHGDYLGAKLRPGNVHTADGGLRFALPILHRARVWAEQVWLRIDAGFPEGELLDHLEEEGFLYVARLNGNAVLKRMAAPYVTEPPPEGQVRTHEFIYRAAKWAHPRRVVLVVLERTKEQGELFLDYFFLLTNVSVAEAPAGQLLERYRKRGTAEKDFGEWKQALDVSLSSSPRPKEHYRGREVRTPYAEPDSFAANEVR, encoded by the coding sequence ATGCACGACATGGGTGAAGAACAAGGTACACTCTTTTGCCCGGAATACAACCAGTCGGTCCGGGTGGAGGCGCGTCCCGAGAAGCTGACGTCGGACGCGGGGGCGCTACTGATGCGCGAGGTCATGGAGCGGCTGGGGTATTCGGGTCTGATCGAGAGGCACTTGACCGACCCGCGGGTGCCGGGCCGGGTGATCCATCCCCAGACCGAGCTGGTGCGAACCGCGCTGTTGCTGCTGGCGCAAGGATGGAGCGGGCAGTCCGACGTTACGTTGCTGCAGGCGGATCCCGCGTTTCGGACCGCGGTTTCCAGCCGCAGGGGGCAGCGGCCGCTGCGCGAGGCGGCTGGCCGCGAGCCCGACGGGCTGTGTTCGCAACCCACGCTCAGCCGGCTGCACCAGGATCTCGGCGCGCGTCAGAACCGGGCGGGGCTGCGCCGCATGCTGCTGGATGGATCAGAGCGGCGGATGGAGTCGCAGGGGCAGACGCGGCTTCCCGAGATCACGCTCGACCTGGACTCGTTGCCGTACGAGGTCCATGGCCATCAGCCCGGCAGCGCCCGGAACGGCCACTACCGGGTGCGCTGCTACCATCCGCTGGTGATGCGCTCCGAGCACGGGGACTACTTGGGTGCGAAGCTCCGCCCTGGCAACGTGCACACGGCCGACGGGGGCTTGCGCTTCGCGCTGCCGATCCTGCACCGGGCCCGGGTGTGGGCGGAGCAGGTGTGGCTGCGGATCGATGCCGGGTTTCCCGAAGGAGAGCTGCTGGACCACCTGGAGGAGGAAGGTTTCCTCTACGTGGCGAGGCTGAACGGGAATGCGGTGCTCAAGCGCATGGCCGCGCCGTACGTCACCGAGCCGCCTCCCGAGGGGCAGGTCCGAACCCACGAGTTCATCTACCGCGCGGCCAAGTGGGCGCATCCCCGCCGGGTGGTGCTCGTGGTGCTGGAGCGCACGAAAGAGCAGGGGGAGCTCTTCCTCGACTACTTCTTCCTGCTGACCAACGTGTCCGTCGCCGAAGCACCGGCCGGACAGCTGCTGGAGCGGTACAGGAAGCGGGGCACCGCCGAGAAGGACTTCGGCGAGTGGAAGCAGGCGCTGGATGTGTCGCTCTCCTCCTCGCCACGGCCGAAGGAGCATTACCGCGGTCGCGAAGTGCGGACACCCTACGCCGAGCCGGACAGCTTCGCCGCCAACGAGGTGCG